The nucleotide window GTGCGAACCCGCGTTGAAGGCGATCTCCTTGTCCGCGGCGAGCGATTCGTCCACGTACACGGTCATGTCGTAGAGGTTGCCGAAGGGCGGCATGGCGCCCGTCTCGCAGCCGGGGAAGCAGTTCTGGAAGTCCCGCTCGTGGGCGATGGTGACGTTCTTTCCCCCGGTGACCCCGCGCATCAGATCGAGGTCCACGTGATACGAGGCCGGCAGCACCACCATGGCCAGTGCATCGTCGACATTCACGATGACGGTCTTGGCCAGTTCCTTGCCGGGGATGTGGGTCAGCGCAGCAATACCCTGCGCCGTGAAGGCGGCCGAATGTGTGATGGCGACGTACTGGACGTGGTTGGCGTCGAGGAACTCGCGCAACTTGGCGACTGGCATAAAAACCTCCACGCGTGCGGCATTCGGCGGAGGAACCAGTTTCCGTGCTGGCCGCGCCGGTGTGACTGCCCGTAGGCAGCACCACACGACCCCGCACGCTAAGGGCACGATTTCACATCCTGGAATACACGTCAGTAACGGGCGTCACACAGGGACGTGCTGAGGGGAAGAAGTACCCAGTACTCAGTTAGAACCTGCTTGGGCGCTGTTGACGTGATCTGAATACTGAGTACCGAGTACTAGCTCGTCACCACAAACTCTTGCAGCTTCCGCAGCACCGACTCCGGCGCTTCCGCCTCGAGGTGCACGACTCCATCCTGGTACTCCCGCGCGTACACCCGAGCCTTCCCTTCCAGCATCGCCAGCGCCTTGCCTTCGCGCTGGGGGATGGCGAGCTTGACCCGCCGGAGCGGGTCGTCCTGCAGCATCGCGTCGATGCGGTCGAGCAGGGCGGAGACTCCGGCGCCGGTGACCGCTGACAGGTGCACCGTGTGCGCATCGTCCTCCAGCGCATCGCGCTGGGCCGCGGGCAGCAGGTCGATCTTGTTCATCACCCGGATGCGTGGCTTGCTGTGCGCCTCCAGCTCTTGCAACACCTTGTCCACCTGGATGTCCTGCTCGTGCCGGATGGGGCTGGTCACGTCCGAGATGTGGAGGATCAGCGAAGCGCGCTGTACCTCTTCCAGAGTGGCGCGGAAGGCCGACACCAGCGTGTGCGGCAGATTGCGGATGAACCCGACGGTGTCGGAGAACAGCGCCTTGCGCCGCGAGGGCAGGATGGCCGCGCGGATGGTGGGGTCGAGCGTGGCAAACATCTTCGCCGACGCCAGCACGCCAGACTGCGTCAACTGGTTGAACAGCGTGCTCTTCCCCGCGTTGGTGTAGCCCACCAGCGCGACCGTGGGAACGGGCACTGACTCGCGCCGCTGCCGCTGCTGCGCCCGCACCCGCCGCACGTTCTCCACTTGCTCCTGAATATGCCGGATGCGCCGGTTGATCTTGCGGCGGTCGGTCTCCAGCTGGGTCTCGCCCGGTCCGCGAGTGCCGATCGGCCCGCGCGCTCCCGCCGACGTCCCCGCGATCTGCGACATCTGCACCCCGCGCCCGGTCAGCCGCGGAAGCAGGTACTCGAGCTGCGCCAGTTCCACCTGCAGCTGGCCTTCGCGCGTGCGCGCGTGGCGGGCAAAGATGTCGAGGATGAGCTGCGTGCGGTCGATCACCCGTGCGTCCGCGATCTTCTCGATGTTGCGCTGCTGCGAGGGCGTCAGGTCGTGGTCGAACAGCACCAGATCGGCGCCCGCCGACGCCACCATCCCCCGGATCTCTTCCAGCTTGCCCTTGCCGATCAGGGTCGCGGGATCGGGCTTGTCCTTGGACTGGATGATCTCTCCCAGCACCTCCGCGCCGGCGCTGGTGGCCAGTTCGCGCAGCTCGGCCATGGACTCTTCCGCGCTGAAGTCGGCGCTGTGCGCGGTGGTGGTGCGGGCGACGGCGGCGGCGTCGCGCGCCTGCGCGATCACCGACGACGCTGCCTTGCGCCGGCGAACGTCGATCCCCACCAGGAACGCACGCTCGCGCACCTCGCGCGAGACACGTGTCCCTTCCGAAATGTCTGAGAGTCGCTTGCGGCGCGGTGTGCCGCGAATAACTTATCCCTCCGTGCCGGA belongs to Terriglobia bacterium and includes:
- a CDS encoding YbaK/EbsC family protein, with the protein product MPVAKLREFLDANHVQYVAITHSAAFTAQGIAALTHIPGKELAKTVIVNVDDALAMVVLPASYHVDLDLMRGVTGGKNVTIAHERDFQNCFPGCETGAMPPFGNLYDMTVYVDESLAADKEIAFNAGSHYELIKMSYEDFARLVKPVVVRVARIKYTPAA
- the hflX gene encoding GTPase HflX; translation: MAELRELATSAGAEVLGEIIQSKDKPDPATLIGKGKLEEIRGMVASAGADLVLFDHDLTPSQQRNIEKIADARVIDRTQLILDIFARHARTREGQLQVELAQLEYLLPRLTGRGVQMSQIAGTSAGARGPIGTRGPGETQLETDRRKINRRIRHIQEQVENVRRVRAQQRQRRESVPVPTVALVGYTNAGKSTLFNQLTQSGVLASAKMFATLDPTIRAAILPSRRKALFSDTVGFIRNLPHTLVSAFRATLEEVQRASLILHISDVTSPIRHEQDIQVDKVLQELEAHSKPRIRVMNKIDLLPAAQRDALEDDAHTVHLSAVTGAGVSALLDRIDAMLQDDPLRRVKLAIPQREGKALAMLEGKARVYAREYQDGVVHLEAEAPESVLRKLQEFVVTS